Below is a genomic region from Candidatus Omnitrophota bacterium.
TCCCATTAAGCAATCCCAAACCTGCTTCTTTTATTAAATCGTAAAGATTAAACTGTTCTAAAACACCTAAAGCAAAAATAGAAATAAACTGCAATAGACCTATTCCCAAACCTCCTTTTAAAACATGAGAACGCCTTCTCGCCTTCTCTACCAAGAAAGCCCCTCCTATGCCACCCACAAGAAAAATCAGTGTATATTTAAAATTTAAATCAAGAATAAAAACAATCATAATGCTCACCAGTATGTTTACCTTAATCGCTACCCTCCCCGATAATAGAAGGCTTATAAGCATGGCTACTACAGGAATGGGGGTTAAAAGCGGGGAAAGCCCTTTGTCGTACACCATACGGGTTAACAAAATGGCAAGCAAAACTAAAACCTCTATAAAAAATAACTCATTAAGATTTGCATATATCAAAGGTTCGTAACGACGGAGATACAGCCCCCCAAGAATAAACAAAAGCAAAACAATAATGCCGACGCTTACAATGTCGTAAATAAGATTAATGTTGCCCAATTCCTTATTAACCTGTTCTATAATCATTATTTCTTTGGGAGTAATCCTCTGCCCCTTGGATAAAATTAATTCATTCTTTTTAATATCAACCTCTTTATAAAAAGGACGAACACGCTCTTCTGCTTCTGTCTTAAATCTCGACGTAATATCACGATTATAGGAAATATTCGGCTGAATAACCAACTTAAGAAGTTCCTCTAAATAACCTTTAGCCTTTATTAAACCTGGCTCCCTTTTCTCTAAATACTCTCCCATTCTTGCGTTAATTTCTTCAGGGGTTGAAATAGAGATAACGCCGGTTTCGGTAATAGTATTTATCCCCACATCCCTTATAAGAATCTTGGACTTATTGTCTTTTAACAACTCTTGTTTAACGGAATAAGGAATGAGGGGTTGGGGGAAAAACTGCTCTAACAATTCCAAAAAAGATTTCTCTATTTGATTGAAATTATCTATCTCTATAAGATTTCTTACCAAATTCAAAGATACAGAAAAACGGCGGGAAATTTCGGCATCGTTTGGAAGAGATTCTTCGGAAGATGTTCTTATAATCGCTATCTGGTTAAGAAAATCTTTTGCAAGTTTTATCCTATCTTCTGTTTTACTGGCATCATAATCATATACCTCCAGAACACCTTCTCTGGCTTTTTGTTTATCTAACCTTAACTTTTCTTGGTCAATCTCCGTTTTAACTATAATGTCCAATGGAGAATAGAGGTCATAGGGAGCAATTCCTCCTTCCTTAAACCCTTTTCCAAAATGCTCTTGAGGTGAATAAAAAATCAAAATAAAGGCAACAAAAAATAATGCACTCAAAAAAGCACGAAGATACCTTTCTAAAAATTTGGAAAAAATACTTTTCTTAACAGTAAGTCTTTTCATACGTTTTTAGATGAATCAAACCTGGCATACGCCTTAATTATTTCTTGAACCAGTTCGTGTCTAACCACATCTTCGTCTGTAAGAACAACGAAGCTAATTCCCTCAATCTCTTTCAAGACATGCTGAGCCTGGATTAATCCCGATTCTTTGCCGGTGGGAAGGTCTGATTGTGTAATATCTCCGGTAATCACTGCTTTGGAATCAAACCCTAAACGCGTAAGAAACATCTTCATCTGCTCTGGGGTGGAATTCTGTGCTTCATCAAGAATAATAAAAGAATCATTCAGAGTCCTACCCCGCATATAAGCCAGAGGAACTACTTCAATTATTCCCCGTTCTATATAACGTTCAATCTTTTCCACTTCCATCATGTCGTAAAGGGCATCATAAAGCGGTCTGAGATAAGGACTGACCTTCTCATACATATCTCCTGGCAGATATCCCAAAGATTCTCCTGCTTCTACCGCGGGACGGACAAGAATAATGCGCGAAACATCCTGATTCTGCAAAGAACTTACCGCCATAGCCATTGCTAAGTAAGTTTTTCCTGTTCCGGCAGGCCCAATACAGAAAACAATGTCGTGTTGCCTGATGGCATCAATATATTCCTTCTGACCTTTAGTCTGGGGAGTTATGTATCTGCGTTTCGAAGAAACCTCTATACGGTCAAGATAGATATCCTGTATTTGCGTGGATTTTCCCTCTTTTACTGCTCGAAGAGAAAAAATTATTTCATGTTTTCTAATTATCCCTCCTTTGCGCACTACTGCTAAAAGTTCTTCAAATAAACTGAGCGCTTTTTTAATCTCCTGTTCTTCCCCTACAATATTGACAGACTCTCCTCTACCAATTATTCTCACATTCAAAGAACCCTCGATGAGTTTTATGTTCTCGTCATACTTACCAAAGATAGCCTGTGCTTCCTGAATGTTTTGAAATTGAATATTCTTCTCCATAGAAATATATGAAAAATTCTAAATCTTGGGCAAAACTCTCTTTATTCCCAACTCCTTAAGTTGTGCCTCGGAAACTTCATCAGGGGCTAAAGTCAGAGGACAAACGCCTTTCTGGGTTTTAGGAAAAGCAATAGTATCCCGAATACTCTCTCGGTCAAGAATAATGGAGAGCAGGCGATCTATTCCAAAAGCAATGCCTCCATGAGGGGGAGCTCCATACTCAAATGCTTTAAGTAGAAAACCGAATCTTCTCTCCGCTTCTTCTGGTGAAATACCCAGCATATTGAAAATTTTTTGCTGGAGTTCTCTTTTATGGATACGGATGCTTCCACTACCTATTTCTACTCCATTTATTACAAGGTCATAGGAACGAGCTTTAACCCGCCCTAGGTCACTTCCTAAATAAGGAATGTCTTCTTCGCGGGGTGAAGTAAAGGGATGGTGTTCGGAATCCCAGCGTTTTTCTGTATCATTGTATTTAA
It encodes:
- a CDS encoding HDIG domain-containing protein; the encoded protein is MKRLTVKKSIFSKFLERYLRAFLSALFFVAFILIFYSPQEHFGKGFKEGGIAPYDLYSPLDIIVKTEIDQEKLRLDKQKAREGVLEVYDYDASKTEDRIKLAKDFLNQIAIIRTSSEESLPNDAEISRRFSVSLNLVRNLIEIDNFNQIEKSFLELLEQFFPQPLIPYSVKQELLKDNKSKILIRDVGINTITETGVISISTPEEINARMGEYLEKREPGLIKAKGYLEELLKLVIQPNISYNRDITSRFKTEAEERVRPFYKEVDIKKNELILSKGQRITPKEIMIIEQVNKELGNINLIYDIVSVGIIVLLLFILGGLYLRRYEPLIYANLNELFFIEVLVLLAILLTRMVYDKGLSPLLTPIPVVAMLISLLLSGRVAIKVNILVSIMIVFILDLNFKYTLIFLVGGIGGAFLVEKARRRSHVLKGGLGIGLLQFISIFALGVLEQFNLYDLIKEAGLGLLNGIISAFIVLGSLPLFEFFFRLISNITLLELSDTNHPILKDLILKAPGTYHHSLIVGNLAETACEAIGANSLLARVGAYYHDIGKIEKAEYFNENQPHPYSNKHTKLTPELSSMVIINHVKDGLEKARRHKLNHRVVDFIAQHHGTSKVYYFYQRAILRGEEEKEIDETRFRYPGPLPQTNETAIVLLADSVEAASRALDEPNPASIRNLVKKILNDKFVEGQLNECNLTLRDLNKISECFIKVLLGIFHTRIKYPEVVQNGNKGSKNNK
- a CDS encoding PhoH family protein; the encoded protein is MEKNIQFQNIQEAQAIFGKYDENIKLIEGSLNVRIIGRGESVNIVGEEQEIKKALSLFEELLAVVRKGGIIRKHEIIFSLRAVKEGKSTQIQDIYLDRIEVSSKRRYITPQTKGQKEYIDAIRQHDIVFCIGPAGTGKTYLAMAMAVSSLQNQDVSRIILVRPAVEAGESLGYLPGDMYEKVSPYLRPLYDALYDMMEVEKIERYIERGIIEVVPLAYMRGRTLNDSFIILDEAQNSTPEQMKMFLTRLGFDSKAVITGDITQSDLPTGKESGLIQAQHVLKEIEGISFVVLTDEDVVRHELVQEIIKAYARFDSSKNV